One Trichomycterus rosablanca isolate fTriRos1 chromosome 23, fTriRos1.hap1, whole genome shotgun sequence genomic window carries:
- the amer2 gene encoding APC membrane recruitment protein 2, whose translation MEVCIDPPRCDPQPSGRINKAAFKLFGKRRSGGGMPSIFSIRNKEDPGSDELARSKTYDGLTTDSEGHNKEERVSSEHLSGDAVEGITAAPVCSAITKSFSFFSLLRRNSTRITDRAATLGQRSRGLKGWFSSLRWRRKPPPRDESAEIQYIAKGMKGVDLILSCSSNSVEVLEENVTLTLEPLPQTFGGQTSDNSESWTGTSSQELQDNSGECTTRRSSSPLVQQVGEESPGLSPVRVLQSSEPLRATHNTPAHVTSIPGSTLTPPLEHSSADPPSEERLSAMFTDVTSLKSFDSLTGCGDIIADQEDDSGNGGSITSNGTGRPAKTPQGSGIVAYMGGGEEMASPEGVDDADMQGLWHMLPQKGEDSPALPRSDPVLPHLPTRQEKRPPQVKGLGLSKIPTSGRSGKQQQSTRPSPSPIDKDLQDVPPNDEGYWDSPTPGPEDENSGILQRVGMPKESCSGDALYDLYDLDSPGTVDSDDDDITMISPTPSTGDLKMSPPSQKSSTAASPSYHSIKGSTSLPRDSKIPIIVRPKPPPHSSSQGELSSPVSPTSHNPPSKANTPTRTRIPVSRVPVRSSGNKSSKVTPNKK comes from the exons ATGGAAGTTTGCATTGACCCGCCTCGGTGCGACCCCCAGCCGTCAGGAAGAATCAACAAAGCTGCCTTCAAGCTGTTCGGCAAGCGCAGGTCCGGCGGAGGCATGCCGAGCATCTTCTCGATAAGGAACAAAGAGGATCCGGGCAGCGATGAACTCGCTAGGAGCAAGACCTACGATGGCTTGACAACTGATTCAGAAGGCCACAATAAAGAAGAGCGAGTCAGCAGCGAGCATCTCAGTGGCGATGCGGTGGAAGGTATTACCGCAGCCCCTGTGTGCAGTGCCATCACGAAGTCGTTCAGTTTCTTCTCTTTGCTGCGCCGCAATAGCACTCGCATCACTGACAGGGCAGCTACGCTGGGGCAAAGGAGCCGTGGACTGAAGGGGTGGTTCAGCAGCCTGCGCTGGCGCCGTAAACCTCCGCCGCGGGACGAGTCGGCCGAAATCCAGTACATAGCCAAAGGAATGAAGGGAGTTGATCTGATTCTGTCCTGCAGTTCGAACAGTGTGGAAGTACTGGAGGAGAACGTGACCCTAACGCTGGAACCCCTGCCACAGACATTTGGGGGACAAACTTCGGACAATTCTGAGAGCTGGACGGGAACCTCTTCGCAGGAGTTACAGGATAACAGTGGGGAGTGTACAACTAGGAGGAGCTCGTCTCCTCTGGTACAGCAGGTCGGTGAGGAGTCTCCAGGTCTGTCTCCGGTCAGAGTTCTTCAGTCAAGTGAACCTCTCAGGGCAACACACAACACTCCAGCCCATGTTACTTCCATCCCAGGGTCTACTCTGACTCCTCCGCTGGAGCACAGCTCGGCTGACCCGCCGTCTGAGGAACGTCTTTCTGCCATGTTCACTGATGTCACCTCACTTAAAAGTTTTGATTCACTGACTGGTTGTGGAGACATCATCGCAGACCAGGAGGATGACTCTGGGAATGGTGGCAGTATTACCAGTAATGGAACGGGTAG ACCTGCTAAAACTCCACAGGGGAGTGGGATAGTGGCTTATATGGGTGGTGGAGAAGAGATGGCCAGTCCAGAAGGTGTGGATGATGCAGACATGCAAGGACTTTGGCACATGCTCCCTCAGAAGGGAGAGGATTCCCCAGCTCTACCTCGCAGTGACCCCGTACTGCCTCACCTGCCAACCCGGCAAGAGAAGAGACCTCCTCAGGTAAAAGGGTTGGGGCTGAGTAAAATCCCCACCAGCGGAAGGTCAGGTAAGCAGCAGCAATCCACACGCCCTTCTCCTTCACCTATTGATAAAGATCTCCAGGATGTCCCACCCAATGATGAAGGCTACTGGGATTCCCCTACGCCTGGACCAGAGGATGAGAACAGTGGCATTCTGCAGCGAGTCGGTATGCCAAAGGAAAGCTGCTCCGGGGATGCACTTTATGACCTCTATGACCTTGACAGTCCTGGCACTGTAGACTCAGATGATGACGACATCACAATGATTTCCCCAACGCCCTCCACGGGCGATCTGAAAATGAGCCCGCCATCCCAGAAATCTTCAACTGCTGCATCTCCCTCATACCATTCCATCAAGGGCAGTACAAGTCTTCCCAGAGACTCTAAGATACCTATCATCGTGAGGCCAAAACCGCCACCGCACTCGTCCAGCCAGGGAGAGCTTTCCTCTCCCGTCAGCCCGACCTCGCACAACCCTCCCTCGAAGGCTAACACCCCAACTCGCACTCGTATTCCTGTCTCCAGGGTCCCCGTGCGTTCCTCAGGCAACAAGAGCTCAAAAGTGACACCAAACAAGAAGTAG